The following proteins are co-located in the Flavobacterium sp. CECT 9288 genome:
- a CDS encoding mechanosensitive ion channel domain-containing protein → MLIQLVNEYSKEVIATGIVGVLLFLLRYITTKIVRRYAKSNLTIEHRTNLVIKYLHLFINILVVIALIIVWGVQPKDIIIALSSFTTVVGVAMFAQWSILSNITSGIILFFSFPFKIGDVIKIHDKDFPIQAEIEDIGAFHVFLLTDEGEKIIFPNNLLLQKGISIIKNKHADQEFTD, encoded by the coding sequence ATGTTAATTCAATTGGTAAACGAATATTCTAAAGAGGTTATAGCTACAGGAATTGTAGGTGTATTACTCTTTTTGTTACGATATATCACAACAAAAATTGTGAGAAGATATGCAAAGTCTAATTTAACAATTGAGCACAGAACTAATTTAGTGATCAAATACCTTCATTTGTTCATCAATATATTGGTAGTAATTGCGTTGATTATTGTTTGGGGAGTACAACCCAAAGATATTATTATTGCTTTATCTTCATTTACCACCGTTGTTGGTGTAGCCATGTTTGCGCAATGGTCTATTTTAAGTAATATTACATCAGGAATAATTCTTTTTTTTTCATTTCCGTTCAAAATTGGTGATGTAATAAAAATTCATGATAAAGATTTTCCCATTCAAGCAGAGATTGAGGATATAGGTGCATTTCATGTTTTTTTATTGACCGATGAAGGTGAAAAAATCATTTTTCCAAACAATTTATTGCTGCAAAAAGGGATTTCGATTATTAAAAATAAACATGCTGATCAAGAATTTACAGATTAA
- a CDS encoding HAD family hydrolase, producing MSKSYKEIMNDITTFIFDVDGVLTDGSVFVTNEGEMLRTMNIRDGYAMKAAVESGYKVCIISGGSNEGVRIRLRNLGITDIYLGTPNKVETFNEYAGLYQIKPENVLYMGDDIPDYHVMKLVGLATCPQDASPEIKTISGYISHKHGGKGAARDVIEQVMKTQGKWNTHFEGNHD from the coding sequence ATGTCAAAAAGTTATAAGGAAATAATGAATGATATCACTACATTTATTTTTGATGTAGATGGTGTACTTACAGATGGATCTGTTTTTGTGACCAATGAAGGTGAAATGTTAAGAACAATGAACATTCGCGATGGATATGCCATGAAAGCAGCTGTAGAAAGCGGATATAAAGTGTGTATTATTTCTGGCGGCAGTAACGAAGGTGTTCGAATACGCTTACGAAATCTAGGTATAACCGATATTTATTTGGGCACACCTAATAAAGTGGAAACCTTTAATGAATATGCCGGTTTGTACCAAATAAAACCTGAAAACGTATTATACATGGGTGATGATATTCCAGATTATCATGTGATGAAATTAGTAGGTTTGGCTACCTGCCCGCAAGATGCTAGTCCTGAAATAAAAACCATTTCAGGCTATATATCTCATAAACATGGCGGTAAAGGGGCTGCGCGTGATGTTATTGAACAAGTTATGAAAACTCAAGGAAAATGGAACACCCATTTTGAAGGTAATCATGATTAG
- a CDS encoding geranylgeranylglycerol-phosphate geranylgeranyltransferase, translated as MHYLKLIRYQNLLMLALMQLVFRFGYFQFENVTLALQDWQYLLLVLSSVCIAAGGYVINDIFDQGTDAINKPSRMTVGKSISESQAYNLYVGLTILGVGIGFYLSNVISKPGFASIFVLIAATLYLYATSLKQMLLIGNVVVALLLSFSVVIIGVFDLYPATGPDNKQQMGILFSILLDYAVFAFMINFIREIVKDIEDNDGDFNQGMYTLPIAIGKSRAAKTVFALSFIPLATILYYINSYLLNLFFVTIYLLLFVVGPLLFFIVKIYTANATKDFKNLSVVLKWILFFGILSSAIIRINIKYNA; from the coding sequence ATGCACTATTTAAAACTCATTCGATATCAAAATCTCTTAATGCTTGCTTTGATGCAACTCGTTTTTAGATTTGGATATTTTCAATTCGAAAATGTAACATTGGCACTTCAAGATTGGCAATACCTTTTGCTTGTTTTATCTTCTGTATGCATTGCAGCGGGTGGCTATGTGATAAATGATATTTTTGATCAAGGTACAGATGCCATCAACAAACCCAGTAGAATGACCGTTGGAAAAAGCATTTCTGAATCTCAAGCTTACAATTTATATGTGGGACTCACAATTTTGGGAGTAGGAATAGGTTTTTATCTTTCAAATGTAATTTCTAAACCTGGTTTTGCCTCAATTTTTGTACTGATCGCAGCTACGCTCTACCTTTATGCAACAAGTTTGAAGCAAATGTTACTTATAGGCAATGTAGTTGTAGCACTTTTATTGTCTTTTAGTGTTGTAATTATAGGTGTTTTTGATTTGTATCCTGCCACTGGGCCTGATAATAAACAGCAAATGGGTATCTTATTTTCAATACTTCTTGACTACGCTGTCTTTGCTTTTATGATTAATTTTATTAGAGAAATTGTCAAAGATATTGAGGATAATGATGGTGATTTTAATCAAGGTATGTACACGCTGCCTATTGCAATAGGAAAGTCTAGAGCCGCAAAAACTGTTTTTGCCCTAAGCTTTATTCCTCTTGCAACCATTTTATACTATATTAACAGTTACTTACTAAACTTGTTTTTTGTAACTATTTATTTGTTGTTATTTGTAGTAGGCCCGCTATTATTTTTTATTGTTAAAATATATACTGCAAACGCAACAAAAGATTTTAAAAATTTGAGCGTTGTACTCAAGTGGATACTCTTTTTTGGAATTTTATCATCAGCTATTATCCGAATAAACATCAAATACAATGCTTAA
- a CDS encoding Maf-like protein, which yields MLKNKLKDYKIILASGSPRRQQFFKDLDLDFEIRLKEIEEVYPPELKAHEITDYLAVLKASAFENELDKNELLVTSDTIVWHEGKALGKPKDKANAFEILKSLSNATHEVITSVCFKTSEKIEVIHEVTKVTFTALSDEAIAYYLENYKPYDKAGSYGIQEWIGFIGVSRIEGSYANVMGMPTDKVFDYLSKL from the coding sequence ATGCTTAAAAACAAACTGAAAGATTACAAAATAATTCTAGCTTCGGGTTCGCCAAGACGCCAACAATTTTTTAAAGATTTAGACCTCGATTTTGAAATTAGACTCAAAGAAATAGAAGAAGTTTATCCACCTGAATTAAAAGCACATGAAATAACTGATTATTTAGCGGTATTAAAAGCATCGGCTTTTGAAAACGAACTGGATAAAAATGAACTTTTAGTAACTAGTGATACCATTGTTTGGCATGAAGGTAAAGCTTTGGGTAAACCAAAAGATAAAGCAAATGCTTTTGAAATTTTAAAATCCTTATCGAATGCGACACATGAAGTAATTACATCGGTTTGTTTTAAAACTTCGGAAAAAATAGAGGTTATTCATGAAGTTACAAAAGTCACTTTTACTGCACTAAGTGATGAAGCTATTGCGTATTATTTAGAAAATTATAAACCTTATGACAAAGCTGGATCTTATGGAATTCAAGAATGGATTGGTTTTATAGGAGTTTCAAGAATTGAAGGATCTTATGCAAACGTAATGGGAATGCCTACTGATAAAGTGTTTGATTACCTTTCAAAACTATAA
- a CDS encoding Rossmann-like and DUF2520 domain-containing protein — MMHKVVIIGSGNVAQHLIEAFQIEEQNKEIELIQVYTRQKSTLSHLLSWNQITDDFNSLAEADVYIICVADDAIEEVSAKLPFKNRLVVHTSGSIPLTAIHEDNRKGVFYPLQTFTKNKKVDFSKIPICLESENAPDYHILLKIAQSISKKVYAINSEQRRALHVAAVFANNFTNHLFQISQEICQDNQIPFEILKPLIFETVQKLEILTPQEAQTGPAKRNDQKTIEAHETFLAHKKYLNIYKILTQSIQENVKKL; from the coding sequence ATGATGCATAAAGTAGTAATTATAGGTTCTGGAAATGTAGCTCAACATTTAATTGAGGCTTTTCAAATTGAGGAACAAAACAAAGAAATTGAATTAATACAAGTCTACACAAGGCAAAAATCAACACTGTCTCACCTACTGTCTTGGAATCAAATTACAGATGATTTTAATTCCCTTGCCGAGGCAGATGTATACATTATATGTGTTGCCGATGATGCTATTGAAGAAGTTTCGGCAAAGCTCCCTTTTAAAAACCGATTAGTAGTACATACATCAGGTAGCATTCCACTTACCGCAATCCATGAAGACAATAGAAAAGGTGTTTTTTATCCTTTACAAACTTTTACAAAAAATAAAAAAGTAGACTTTTCTAAAATACCTATTTGTCTTGAAAGTGAAAACGCACCAGATTATCATATCCTACTTAAAATAGCACAATCAATTTCTAAAAAAGTGTATGCAATCAATTCAGAACAAAGAAGAGCATTGCATGTTGCTGCCGTATTTGCCAATAATTTCACCAATCATTTGTTCCAAATTAGCCAAGAAATTTGTCAGGACAACCAAATTCCTTTTGAAATTTTGAAGCCGTTAATTTTTGAAACTGTTCAAAAACTTGAAATTTTAACTCCACAAGAAGCCCAAACTGGGCCTGCAAAAAGGAACGACCAAAAAACCATTGAAGCGCATGAAACTTTTTTGGCACACAAAAAATATTTAAACATTTATAAAATTCTAACCCAATCTATTCAAGAAAATGTCAAAAAGTTATAA